The Schaalia dentiphila ATCC 17982 sequence CGGGATAGGCGTCGCGCTCGGCGGCTGGTCCGCCTTCCCCACTAGGATACCGAGCTGCTGTACCCACGGGCGCGCCGGTCCAGTGGATGCAGCTGCGGCCGCCAGCGCCGAGTCCTGGTATTGCGGCCCCGGATCCACCACCGTGTATTGGGTCTCACCGGGGCGAACGAATCCGAGGCGCTCGCGCGCCTGCGTGGAGATGTAGTCGGGGTCATTCCACAGGTCGAGCTGACGCTGCATGTCGGCATTCATCTGCTGTTGCTCGGCGACCTGCGTCTTAATCTGCGCGAGTTCACGCTCCTGCTGCCACCACTGGTAGAGGCTGGGCACCAGCATGACCGACAGAATCGCGGCGACGATCAGGACGACAAGAAGTCGGGTGGACACGTCAAGGCCACCGATGGACAGAACCGAAGAGCCCTCCGCGGCGGGGCGCACAAACGAAGTGCGCGACGTGCCCTTCTCAGCGCCCTTATTCCTGCGGAAAAAGCTGCGCTTTGCCCCCTCATTCTTCTGCGCTCCCCGCGCCGACTTCTGGCGCTTCGCCGAGGCCTCGGCCCCCTTCGAGGACTTCGAAGCCTTCGCGGCCGCCCTGCGCTGGCGCGACTTTTCCGCGTTGATCTCACGCGTCGTACGCGCTGCCTCCGAAGCGGAGGAGCGACGATGCGAAGAGGGGCGAGAAGAAGGACGACGGCTAGCCATTCTTCTATCGTGCCCTAAGTTGACGTCTTTGGCTCAGCCCCACGCCGAAAAACTCCGCGCGGACCCTTACGGGCCCGCGCGGAGCTATGCGGCTAGTTGCCTAGGCTCACTTGAAGCGAGGGAAGGCAGAGCGGCCGGCGTAAACGCCGGCCTCGCCCAGCTGCTCCTCGATGCGCAGCAGCTGGTTGTACTTGGCGACGCGCTCGGAACGAGCGGGAGCACCGGTCTTGATCTGGCCGGAGTTGGTGGCGACGGCCAGGTCGGCGATCGTGGTGTCCTCGGTCTCGCCGGAGCGGTGCGAGGTCATCGAACGGTAGCCGTTGCGGTGCGCTTCCTCGACGGCGTCGAGGGTCTCGGTCAGCGAACCGATCTGGTTCACCTTGACGAGCAGCGCGTTCGCGGCGCCCAGCTCGATGCCCTTCTTCAGGCGGGCGGGGTTGGTGACGAACAGGTCGTCGCCGACCAGCTGGACGCGGCCACCGATCTCGGAGGTCAGGGCCTTCCAGGCATCCCACTCGTCCTCGGACAGCGGGTCCTCAATGGAGACCAGCGGGTAGTTCGAGATGAGCTTCTCGTAGTACTCCACCATGTAGTCGGTCGAGCGGCCTTCGCCCTCGAACTGGTACAGGCCGTCCTTGAAGAACTCGGAGGAGGCAACGTCCAGGGCCAGGGCGACGTCCTCGCCCGGCTTCAGGCCTGCCTTCTCGATCGCGGAGACGATCAGGTCGAGGGCCTCGGCGTTGGAGTCCAGGTTGGGGGCGAAGCCGCCCTCGTCGCCCAGACCGGTGGACAGCCCGCGCTCCTTCACGACGCCCTTGAGCGTGTGGTAGACCTCGGCGCCCCAGCGCAGAGCCTCACGGAAGGAGGGAGCGCCGATGGGGGCGATCATGAACTCCTGGATGTCAACGTTGGAGTCCGCGTGGGAGCCACCGTTGAGGATGTTCATCATAGGGACGGGCAGGACGTGAGCGTTCGGGCCGCCCAGGTACTTGTAGAGGGGCAGGTCCGCGTACTTCGCGGCAGCCTTGGCGACGGCGAGGGAGACGCCGAGGATGGCGTTCGCGCCGAGCTTGCCCTTGTTGGGGGTACCGTCCAGGTCCAGCATGGCCTGGTCGATGTAGCGCTGATCGTCAGCTTCCTCGCCGATGAGCTCGGGGGCGATCTGCTCGACGACGGCGTCAACGGCGTCCTGGACGCCCTTGCCGAGGTAGCGGCCCTTGTCGCCATCGCGACGCTCGACGGCCTCGAACGCGCCGGTGGACGCGCCGGAGGGAACGGACGCGCGCGCAGCGGTGCCGTCCTCGAGGACGACCTCAACCTCAACGGTCGGGTTACCGCGCGAGTCGAGGATCTCGCGTGCACCAATGCCTTCAATAACTGCCACGTCATTCTCCAATCGATGTTGTTGCGTGGAAGCGGTCAGTACAACGGTAATACGGACCGCCATATGTGGTCACCCCCGGCGAGGGGGACGTTGTGGTTTTTGGGGCTTCCAACCCCGGTTGTGCGCCCGGACAAGCGACATTAGTCCCTGCCGGAGGCGCTGTGAGCGAATACTCACAAGGCTCACTGGGCGCTGCCACCCAGGAGCGCTGCCGTGGGATCGTCCTTGGCTCCAGATACGGCGTCACCAAAGAGGGGCATGGTCGGCGCCTGGCCTCCACCCAGGGTCGGCTGGGAGAAACGCGGGTTGATCTGCGCGTTCGCTGCGGTGCGGGCCTGCTCGAAGGCCTCGTTCATGGCTGACACAGCCCCCGGGTTCACCTGAGCGACCTGGTTGAGCTGCTGATTCAGGAGCAGGGAACGCACGGTCGCGCGCGTGCCGCGCCCGATTGCGGGCACCTGAGCACCGGTCTGCGCCGCAATCTGCTCGATAGCCTGGTCGACCTGCTCGTCGGTCACACTGATGCCCACTGAGTCGGCCACTGCGACGAGCTGCGGTTCGTTCATGAGGCTGGCGCGCACCTGATACGCGCCGATGGAGGACTGCCCGCCCGTCACTGCGGCAATCTGGCTCACGGCCTCGTCAACTTCCGCGATGCTGTAGTCGCCATTGTTGGTGATGATGGCAGCGCCGGGATGGGCGGAGCACGCCCCCATTCCCAGTCCTGCGGCCACAATCAGGGCGGCGGTGGCGAGCTGGCGTGTGTAGCGCACGAGCATTCCTTCCTCAGATGTGTTGCGACGCAATAGGACCAGTGTATTCCACCACAGGCACTACTCGCCAAAAGGCACGAGAATCTTGGTCACCAGAGTCTCCACCCACTCCAGGAGCGGGCCGTCGGTGAGCGGGGACCCGCCGACTCGCGAGGTGAGCGGTAGCGGCACGAGAACCTGGCGAACCGCGGCTTTGATGACCGTTCCGGGGTGCAGACGCTTGAGGCGCATGACCTGGGAATCGCGCAGCTCGACGGGCGAGACTCGCAGGTACTTGCCCTGCGTGACGATCTCGGTGATCCCCGCGCGGCGCACGATCTCGCGCAGCCGTGCGACGGCGAAGAGCAGGTCGACCTGGGGCGGGATGGGACCGTATCGGTCGACGAGTTCCTCGCGCACATCGGCTTCCTGTTCGGGCGTGGAGATGGCCGCGATCTTGGCATAGACCTCGAGGCGCAGGCGCTCTCCGCGCACGTAGCCGTCGGGAATGTGCGCGTCGACCTGCAGGTCCATACGCACGTCCGTCTTTTCGGTGGGGGCGTCGCCTCGATAGGCGGCAACCGCGTCTGAGACCATCCGCACGTAGAGGTCAAAACCGACCCCCTCGACGTGGCCGGACTGTGCCCCTCCCAGGAGGTTTCCGGCGCCTCGGATCTCGAGGTCGCGCTGAGCGACGGCTAGGCCGGCTCCCAGCTCGGTGTTGGCGGCGATCGTCTTGAGGCGCTCGTGGGCGGTCTCGGTGAGCGCCTTGTCGCCGGGGTAGAAGAAGTACGCGTAGGCGCGTTCGCGGCCTCGTCCGACGCGCCCGCGCAGCTGGTGGAGCTGAGACAGGCCGAAGGTGTCGGCGCGATCCACGATGAGCGTATTCGCGTTGGAAATGTCCAGGCCCGTCTCGACGATGGTCGTACACACGAGCACGTCGAACTCGTGGTTCCAGAAGTCCTGAATGACGGCCTCGAGCTGGTGCTCGTTCATCTTTCCGTGGGCCGTGCGCACGCGCGCCTCGGGAACCAGCTCGGTGATATGGGCGGCGACCGAAGAGATCGAGTCGACGCGATTGTGCACGTAGAAGACCTGGCCGTCGCGCAGGAGCTCGCGTCGGATCGCGGCGCTGACCTGGGCATCCGTGTAGGCGCCGACGAAAGTCAGGACCGGTTGTCGCTCCTCGGGCGGGGTCTGGAGGATCGACATCTCACGGATTCCGGAGATCGCCATCTCGAGCGTGCGCGGGATCGGCGTGGCGGACATCGACAGGACATCCACGTCGGTACGCAGCGCCTTGAGCGTCTCCTTGTGCTCAACGCCGAAGCGCTGCTCCTCATCGATGATGACGAGGCCGAGCTTCTTGAACGAAACGGTGCCGGTCAGCAGCGAATGTGTGCCGATGACCAGGTCAACCTCGCCCGAGGCCAGCCCCGCCTTGACCTCCTCGGTTTCCTTCGGGGTCGAGAAGCGCGAGAGCGTGCCAATGCGCACGGGGAAGCCGGCGTAGCGCTCGGCGAAGGTTTCCGCGTGCTGGGTGACCAGCAGGGTCGTGGGCACGAGGACGGCGGCCTGGTAGCCGTCCTGGATGGCCTTGAAGGCGGCGCGCACGGCGATCTCGGTCTTGCCGTAGCCGACGTCGCCGGTGAGCAGGCGGTCCATGGGAACGGGCTTTTCCATGTCGGCCTTG is a genomic window containing:
- the eno gene encoding phosphopyruvate hydratase; the protein is MAVIEGIGAREILDSRGNPTVEVEVVLEDGTAARASVPSGASTGAFEAVERRDGDKGRYLGKGVQDAVDAVVEQIAPELIGEEADDQRYIDQAMLDLDGTPNKGKLGANAILGVSLAVAKAAAKYADLPLYKYLGGPNAHVLPVPMMNILNGGSHADSNVDIQEFMIAPIGAPSFREALRWGAEVYHTLKGVVKERGLSTGLGDEGGFAPNLDSNAEALDLIVSAIEKAGLKPGEDVALALDVASSEFFKDGLYQFEGEGRSTDYMVEYYEKLISNYPLVSIEDPLSEDEWDAWKALTSEIGGRVQLVGDDLFVTNPARLKKGIELGAANALLVKVNQIGSLTETLDAVEEAHRNGYRSMTSHRSGETEDTTIADLAVATNSGQIKTGAPARSERVAKYNQLLRIEEQLGEAGVYAGRSAFPRFK
- a CDS encoding FtsB family cell division protein, with the protein product MASRRPSSRPSSHRRSSASEAARTTREINAEKSRQRRAAAKASKSSKGAEASAKRQKSARGAQKNEGAKRSFFRRNKGAEKGTSRTSFVRPAAEGSSVLSIGGLDVSTRLLVVLIVAAILSVMLVPSLYQWWQQERELAQIKTQVAEQQQMNADMQRQLDLWNDPDYISTQARERLGFVRPGETQYTVVDPGPQYQDSALAAAAASTGPARPWVQQLGILVGKADQPPSATPIPSAETSQSGHAPTTSQESGE